One stretch of bacterium DNA includes these proteins:
- a CDS encoding DUF1566 domain-containing protein, which yields TTTTQPICVDNGNGTTTCAPMNLMWTTEDSNSSGTWFDAEWWAGSMTLGGFADWRLPTRAELQALYDPTRDEPMECTFGDVHILAPFELTCFYYWTSEIHSPGNAYVVEFTSGGVSWQSQSTGWGIFAMAVRNL from the coding sequence GACCACGACCACGCAGCCGATTTGCGTGGATAACGGCAACGGCACCACCACCTGCGCCCCCATGAACCTCATGTGGACGACAGAGGATTCCAATAGCAGCGGCACCTGGTTTGACGCCGAGTGGTGGGCCGGCTCCATGACCCTGGGAGGGTTCGCGGACTGGCGGTTGCCCACCCGTGCGGAACTTCAGGCCCTCTACGACCCGACCCGTGACGAGCCCATGGAGTGCACGTTTGGGGATGTGCACATCCTGGCGCCTTTCGAGCTGACGTGCTTTTATTATTGGACGAGTGAGATCCACAGCCCCGGCAATGCCTACGTCGTCGAGTTTACCTCTGGCGGCGTCAGTTGGCAGTCCCAATCGACCGGTTGGGGCATCTTTGCGATGGCGGTCAGAAACCTTTAG
- a CDS encoding diguanylate cyclase produces the protein MPHASAPIDDRRLPTWLLVAFCVFSILALGALDFLTGRDISFAFFYLAPILYGNWLVGKRAGVALAFLSTVVWYLFDFRLNSEPATSLVLSWNALVRISFYLIAVYFQSELVVALRRERETSRRDFLSNIANTRAFFEAIEREFERVRRYGGPMTLISMDVDNFKEVNDELGHQVGDAVIREVGSVLSQHSRATDMPARIGGDEFFVLLPQTGAEDAAGYVRHLLKQLLMTMIRNDFPVTFSMGVATFNELPETLNDVIKMADDLLYRAKRSGKNTFHHEVYPPLEEESNVVRGPFAREMNG, from the coding sequence TTGCCGCACGCCAGCGCCCCCATTGACGACCGCCGGCTGCCCACGTGGCTGCTTGTGGCGTTTTGCGTCTTTTCGATCCTCGCGCTGGGGGCGCTCGATTTTCTGACCGGCCGCGACATCAGCTTCGCGTTTTTCTACCTCGCGCCCATCCTGTACGGAAACTGGCTCGTCGGAAAGCGGGCGGGCGTCGCGTTGGCCTTTCTCTCGACGGTTGTCTGGTATCTGTTTGATTTTCGGCTGAATTCCGAACCGGCCACCTCGCTTGTCCTGTCTTGGAACGCGCTCGTGCGCATCTCGTTTTATCTGATCGCCGTGTATTTCCAGTCGGAGCTGGTGGTCGCCCTTCGGCGCGAGCGCGAAACCTCGCGCCGCGACTTCCTGTCAAACATCGCGAATACGCGCGCGTTTTTCGAAGCGATCGAACGCGAGTTCGAGCGCGTGCGCCGCTACGGCGGCCCGATGACGCTGATCTCCATGGATGTCGACAACTTCAAGGAGGTCAACGACGAGCTTGGCCACCAGGTCGGCGACGCCGTGATCCGCGAGGTCGGCAGCGTCCTGTCCCAGCACAGCCGCGCCACCGACATGCCGGCGCGCATCGGCGGCGACGAGTTCTTCGTCCTTTTGCCGCAGACCGGCGCGGAGGACGCGGCGGGGTACGTGCGTCATTTGCTGAAACAACTGCTCATGACGATGATCCGCAACGACTTCCCCGTCACGTTCAGCATGGGCGTCGCGACGTTCAACGAGCTGCCCGAAACGCTGAACGATGTCATCAAAATGGCGGACGATTTGCTTTATCGCGCCAAGCGGTCGGGCAAAAACACGTTCCATCACGAAGTCTATCCACCGCTGGAAGAGGAATCGAACGTCGTTCGCGGCCCTTTTGCCCGTGAGATGAACGGCTGA
- a CDS encoding glycosyltransferase family 39 protein produces the protein MAASRAGIAPDERDTRSCAILAVIVLGGVALRLFAARHPEFTDESFHVRWAFDALHGRPWQSVIEHGKKPLHFLLIAPFVALFENAVFAARAVSIAFGAATIALAFAVTRRLFGERAGVVAAAMAASVPYLVIFDARVGQEAILGAAGLGVLWLSVRLGDSATRRGAVFAGAGLGAVFGLALATKETAAAFAILPVAAMIDRHRRGDALPGAGLAAALAVAAIAFAGVIVPAYLATGRGLIVDGEYVQGGRAAVIASNARMYAASVGLYLGPLIFVPLAFFAGSLRRARTGEAFMAGAGVAAFAAALSVFVLVGAKSFPRHLAAFAPLLLPAAARGAMLMRDTLAARGIPRGVIAAALAASALGPSAMHAADPSRAPLVAEDREAFVTGWPSGYGLAEVLSFVDGRAGARPVAVIAPPLAGMPLDALGWRYRSGRRVAVVESGDVLSSPYCGSRLAADLAGREVFIIVNQPAVPLAPVAEMNPGRAAFVAARPGNESRMVLYEPICAEGDAPAPPLRAGRTPRVMSAISGVSRR, from the coding sequence GTGGCCGCCTCGCGCGCCGGGATCGCGCCGGACGAACGGGATACGCGTTCGTGCGCGATTCTTGCCGTCATCGTGCTGGGCGGCGTCGCGTTGCGCCTTTTCGCCGCGCGCCATCCCGAATTCACGGACGAGTCCTTCCACGTTCGCTGGGCATTTGACGCGCTTCACGGCCGGCCGTGGCAGTCGGTCATCGAGCACGGCAAAAAGCCGTTGCACTTCCTCTTGATCGCCCCGTTCGTCGCGCTTTTCGAAAACGCCGTTTTCGCCGCGCGGGCGGTGTCGATCGCCTTCGGCGCGGCGACGATCGCGCTCGCGTTCGCGGTGACGCGCCGTCTTTTCGGCGAGCGCGCGGGTGTTGTCGCGGCGGCGATGGCGGCGAGCGTTCCGTATCTCGTCATCTTCGATGCGCGCGTGGGGCAGGAGGCGATCCTCGGCGCGGCGGGGCTTGGCGTTTTGTGGCTTTCCGTGCGCCTTGGCGACTCAGCCACGCGGCGCGGCGCGGTGTTCGCGGGCGCCGGTCTCGGTGCGGTGTTCGGACTCGCGCTCGCGACCAAGGAGACGGCCGCCGCGTTCGCGATTCTTCCGGTCGCGGCCATGATCGATCGCCATCGGCGCGGCGACGCACTTCCCGGCGCGGGTCTCGCGGCGGCGCTCGCCGTGGCGGCCATCGCCTTTGCCGGTGTCATCGTCCCCGCGTACCTTGCGACAGGGCGCGGGCTCATCGTCGACGGCGAGTACGTGCAGGGCGGGCGGGCGGCGGTGATCGCGTCGAACGCGCGGATGTACGCGGCGTCGGTCGGCCTGTATCTCGGCCCTCTCATCTTTGTGCCGCTCGCGTTTTTCGCGGGATCCCTCCGACGCGCGCGGACGGGCGAAGCTTTCATGGCCGGCGCGGGTGTTGCGGCGTTCGCCGCCGCGCTTTCGGTGTTCGTCCTCGTCGGTGCGAAGTCCTTTCCGCGCCACCTCGCGGCCTTCGCGCCGCTGCTTTTGCCGGCGGCGGCTCGCGGCGCGATGCTCATGCGCGACACGCTCGCCGCGCGCGGCATCCCGCGTGGCGTCATCGCCGCGGCGCTCGCCGCGTCGGCGCTCGGGCCGTCGGCGATGCACGCGGCCGATCCGTCGCGCGCGCCGCTTGTCGCCGAGGATCGCGAGGCGTTCGTGACCGGCTGGCCTTCGGGCTACGGGCTCGCGGAGGTTCTTTCGTTCGTGGATGGGCGCGCGGGCGCGAGGCCGGTCGCCGTCATCGCGCCGCCGCTTGCGGGCATGCCGCTCGATGCGTTGGGGTGGCGCTATCGCAGCGGCCGGCGCGTCGCCGTCGTCGAATCGGGCGATGTCCTTTCGTCGCCGTATTGCGGCTCGCGGCTCGCCGCCGATCTGGCGGGGCGCGAGGTGTTCATCATCGTGAATCAGCCCGCCGTTCCGCTTGCGCCCGTCGCCGAAATGAACCCCGGGCGGGCGGCGTTCGTTGCGGCGCGCCCCGGAAACGAATCGCGAATGGTGCTTTACGAGCCGATCTGCGCGGAGGGCGACGCACCCGCGCCCCCGCTCCGAGCAGGGCGCACGCCGCGCGTCATGAGCGCCATCAGCGGGGTTAGCAGGAGATAG
- a CDS encoding gluconate 2-dehydrogenase subunit 3 family protein produces the protein MRGRPDPTQIRAMEKREGWTRRAVLRAGACGAAILVMPGCDPFAEENRSAGPSDVPRSGGDDDTGGDAPDGRWLSVQEHEAVRAIADIIIPPDEDPGGAAAGCADYIDFFLGAFTVDPPRIFAAGPFSGRHGGAPRFGEYVPLSRVKEIAWRNHIEGSQGIREREFNGPVAGIQEKYHDGLAELDARSRAEHGAPFVDLSPDDRERAFRASPSEFRDMVFGHVVEGMYAAPEYGGNANRAGWDSIGYEGDVLPRGYSRAEVEAPGEEDLLTDKEIDAAIALLRALYPGAES, from the coding sequence TTGCGCGGCAGGCCCGATCCGACGCAAATTCGCGCGATGGAAAAACGCGAGGGATGGACGCGGCGCGCCGTGTTGCGCGCGGGCGCGTGCGGCGCGGCAATTCTCGTCATGCCCGGATGCGATCCGTTCGCCGAGGAAAACCGGAGCGCCGGCCCGTCCGACGTTCCACGCTCCGGCGGCGACGACGATACGGGTGGCGACGCGCCGGACGGCCGCTGGCTGAGCGTGCAGGAACACGAAGCCGTGCGCGCGATCGCGGACATCATTATCCCGCCGGACGAAGACCCCGGGGGCGCGGCGGCCGGGTGCGCGGACTACATCGATTTTTTTCTCGGTGCGTTCACGGTCGATCCGCCGCGCATCTTCGCCGCGGGGCCGTTTTCAGGCCGCCATGGCGGTGCGCCGCGTTTTGGCGAATATGTCCCGCTTTCGCGCGTCAAGGAAATCGCCTGGCGAAACCACATCGAAGGATCACAAGGCATCAGGGAGCGCGAGTTCAACGGCCCGGTCGCCGGCATTCAGGAAAAATACCACGACGGCCTCGCCGAGCTTGACGCGCGATCGCGGGCCGAACACGGCGCGCCGTTCGTCGATTTGTCTCCGGACGATCGCGAACGCGCGTTCCGGGCGTCGCCTTCGGAGTTTCGCGACATGGTGTTCGGCCACGTCGTCGAGGGCATGTACGCGGCGCCGGAATACGGCGGCAACGCGAACCGCGCCGGCTGGGACTCGATCGGATACGAGGGCGACGTGTTGCCCCGGGGCTATTCGCGCGCCGAAGTCGAAGCCCCGGGCGAGGAGGATTTGCTGACCGACAAAGAGATCGACGCGGCGATCGCCCTGTTGCGCGCGCTGTATCCTGGAGCGGAGTCGTGA